A DNA window from Legionella sp. MW5194 contains the following coding sequences:
- a CDS encoding hemerythrin domain-containing protein: MNAIDFLIKEHNRVRKMLANINDASHREETRRKLFAVLSEDLIRHEQMEHAVWYPHFKDRLDDTVKHLVSEEKGAERAIKQLDDTATTQTWEEKFSKFKKDVEHHATEEEQILFPKVKTLLSEEELEKIGQDMFHFKQDHQPSTH; the protein is encoded by the coding sequence ATGAACGCCATTGATTTTTTAATTAAAGAGCATAATCGTGTACGAAAAATGCTGGCCAACATCAATGATGCTTCGCACCGTGAGGAAACCCGGCGCAAACTGTTTGCCGTGTTATCCGAGGATTTAATCCGACATGAACAAATGGAGCATGCCGTTTGGTATCCGCATTTCAAAGACCGATTGGATGACACAGTAAAGCACCTGGTCAGTGAAGAAAAAGGCGCTGAAAGAGCCATTAAACAATTGGATGACACAGCGACTACCCAAACCTGGGAAGAAAAATTTTCAAAATTTAAAAAGGACGTGGAACACCATGCCACGGAAGAAGAACAGATTCTGTTTCCCAAAGTTAAAACCTTGCTGAGCGAGGAAGAGCTTGAAAAAATAGGGCAGGACATGTTCCACTTTAAACAAGACCATCAACCGTCGACTCATTAA
- a CDS encoding EAL domain-containing protein gives MISISGYALQEKLRHNHSIDTYHALRLKDKCKVLLKIPNNYYASTDNLAILQHEFHLLNSIESPTIIKAYDFLQHTPAPVLVLEGVKGQLLHAHLMTNQLKIEDFFNLAIQLIDIIWELHQRNIIHKEIKPSNIIIDPEKLKLKLVDLSASTRLSEENSGYLNLNEFEDSLSYISPEQTGRINRPVDYRTDFYSLGVTLYQMLTNQLPFQTMDTLELVHCHIAKKPPSVTELRPNIPPMLEAIISKLLEKMPEERYSSIVGLRADMQECRNQWRNKGIIREFTLGTNDIRDHLNISRNLYGREPQVQQLINTFKRVSLGTKEMVLIAGYSGIGKTSLVKEIHKPIVQHKGYYIDGKFDQLQRSMPYSAIVTAFQGLVKQVLSESEDRLEMLRNQLIAALGNVGQVVVDVIPDVELIIGQQPLVPQLNPSDTQIRFNLVFQNFVRVFAQPSHPLVLFLDDLQWADNSSLNFIENLLQDHDTNHLLIIGAYRDNEVDERHPLQLTVNNLHKHKVSLTTLKLQPLLFQDIQELLQDTLSASSDKVQTLAQCIYDKTQGNPFFINQFLKIIYQEKLLTFSYDKGLWEWDLTRIQRTSATDNVISLLTSKIHLLSKPTQEILKLAACFGHQFDFRTLQIINEQSTSQIAENLWQAIKTNLIYPLEESYKTMGLVGLRDNLSRINITTLNYRFAHDRIQQAAYELIDEAERPVLHLKIGRLLLKDKALTEDDERLFDVMEHFNQSLPLIDNPEERLQLARYNFWAGQKAKLASAYFAANDYLSAAVALLQPVNWTKHYDLAFPIYREQAVCKYLISDFNAANAFFSELLDNARDELDRLGIYRLKIEMLSTLGQHTEALEIGLNALRKFDIRIPKNPKLIHLLTDIYKIKFKLRKTRIENIDLPLMEDAKQQAIVNLITQLLNSAFITNQSLFVILTCKNISLSLKYGYTESTSMSLPVFAFIILHSLNWYDDAIAFVKLYNRLKQKYGASNFEGKNQFVIGAFIEPYQNPLSLCNNTVINAFRLCCEVGDLVYSNYSNLLLVVHSQTAGKKLDEMKKNIQSALAFMSRVTISDFFNFITFWEYAAQCLENISLVSDHKFNAFEQNIIQGKNKTELSFFYSSLTFLYFMLGRYEDAIEAGENHLRYAEYNTGMLSHLDGKLFLALAMFYHLPEISHVQRHNYLKKLRSLTRFIEKYATWCPDNFKAYALLLRSEFARLEQGYEPVIALYEQTIETATQNGLNLIAAIASERAGFHCMTAKVSRIANIYLHNAYRQFKDWGAISRVKLLEENYPMLTFDYSLPNFNITSAAASATKVNTQSIDMLAILKFTQLISSEIRLDKLLQKFLVIVSENAGAQRSLILTQVQDQWVVEAEGNLEQQLIYLNQKKEEGVLPKYPVSILNYVQHTQKPIILNDAIQSELTFQDPYVQRENPRSLLMMPLFYKGQLSRMLYLENNSSSHTFTPNHLDSLNLLASQAMTSLENAKLYYQATHDPLTGLANRNMLYEMFQHMTKQASRSQGKIALVFLDIDYFKVINDTLGHDNGDKLLIHVANTLTASLREGDIAARLGGDEFTLILANVSIDQVTAIVERLFKEMSKPIPIDDHLIQITSSMGISIYPKDGHDIETLLKQADTALYQAKEKGRNQYHYYSTALYEEYQQIHGLGKELQRAYDKQEFFMVYQPFYDGVTGEIIGLESLLRWNHPEKGVLAAGDFIHTLEKSPLIIPVSEWIIKSVCQQAKIWKDKKILPGPIAINVSTVQFLRHSLSNVINAILDEIELPPSSIELEITETFFIEYNERLYKEIDALKKGGINLVIDDFGTGYSSLSYLKHLPVNKIKIDKAFIDNCQHDYLDQTIISAIITIAHKLNISVIAEGVEVEEQLDTLKVLGIDGIQGYYYSRPLTRDDCEIELKKSIIEKYLKD, from the coding sequence ATGATTTCCATATCAGGCTATGCATTACAGGAAAAATTGCGGCATAACCACAGTATTGATACTTATCATGCCCTGCGCCTGAAAGACAAGTGCAAGGTCTTGTTAAAAATACCCAATAATTATTATGCCTCGACCGACAATTTAGCCATCCTGCAGCATGAATTCCATCTTTTAAACAGCATTGAGTCGCCAACGATCATCAAAGCCTATGATTTTCTGCAGCACACGCCAGCCCCTGTTCTGGTTTTAGAAGGAGTGAAAGGCCAGTTACTGCATGCCCACCTCATGACCAACCAGCTTAAAATCGAGGATTTTTTTAATCTTGCCATTCAATTGATTGATATCATCTGGGAGTTGCATCAGCGCAACATCATTCACAAGGAAATCAAGCCATCCAACATCATCATTGATCCTGAAAAATTAAAGCTTAAACTCGTCGACTTAAGCGCCTCTACCCGGCTTTCCGAAGAAAACTCAGGCTATTTGAATTTAAATGAGTTTGAAGACAGCCTCTCCTATATTTCGCCGGAGCAAACGGGTCGTATCAATCGTCCAGTCGATTACCGTACCGATTTTTACTCCTTAGGCGTCACCCTTTATCAGATGCTGACCAATCAGTTGCCTTTTCAGACCATGGATACCCTGGAACTGGTGCATTGCCACATTGCCAAAAAACCGCCTTCAGTAACGGAATTGCGTCCGAATATCCCACCCATGCTTGAAGCCATCATTAGTAAATTACTGGAAAAAATGCCGGAAGAGCGGTATTCAAGCATTGTCGGCCTGCGCGCAGACATGCAGGAATGCCGTAATCAGTGGCGCAACAAAGGCATTATCAGGGAGTTTACCTTAGGTACCAATGATATTCGCGATCATCTGAATATTTCCCGCAACCTGTACGGCCGCGAACCGCAGGTGCAACAATTGATCAATACGTTTAAACGCGTCAGCCTGGGCACCAAGGAAATGGTCTTGATTGCGGGTTATTCCGGTATCGGTAAAACCTCGCTGGTGAAAGAAATCCATAAACCCATTGTTCAGCACAAGGGGTATTATATTGATGGAAAATTTGACCAACTGCAGCGCAGCATGCCCTACAGCGCCATCGTCACCGCCTTTCAAGGCCTGGTAAAACAGGTGCTTTCTGAAAGCGAAGACCGCCTGGAAATGCTTCGTAACCAGTTAATTGCCGCACTCGGCAATGTCGGCCAGGTGGTGGTTGATGTCATTCCAGACGTTGAATTGATCATCGGGCAGCAACCACTGGTCCCCCAATTAAATCCATCGGATACCCAGATTCGTTTTAACCTGGTTTTCCAAAATTTTGTCCGTGTTTTCGCCCAGCCCTCGCACCCCCTGGTTCTTTTTCTGGATGATTTGCAGTGGGCGGATAATTCCTCCCTTAATTTCATTGAGAATTTGCTGCAGGATCATGACACCAACCACTTACTCATCATTGGCGCTTACCGCGATAATGAAGTGGATGAACGGCACCCGCTGCAACTCACCGTCAATAACCTGCATAAACACAAGGTGTCGCTAACCACATTAAAATTACAACCCCTGCTGTTTCAGGACATCCAGGAACTCCTGCAGGACACACTATCGGCCTCGAGTGATAAAGTTCAAACCCTGGCGCAATGCATTTACGATAAAACACAGGGCAATCCCTTTTTTATTAATCAATTCCTAAAGATCATTTATCAGGAGAAATTACTCACCTTTTCCTATGATAAGGGGCTGTGGGAATGGGATTTAACCCGAATTCAGCGAACCAGCGCCACGGATAACGTCATTTCGCTCCTGACCTCGAAAATTCACCTGCTGTCAAAGCCAACTCAGGAAATTTTAAAACTGGCAGCCTGTTTCGGCCATCAGTTTGATTTCAGAACCTTACAGATTATTAATGAGCAAAGCACCAGTCAAATCGCTGAAAACCTGTGGCAGGCCATCAAAACCAACCTGATTTATCCGCTTGAAGAAAGCTATAAAACCATGGGCCTTGTTGGACTTCGCGACAACCTGTCCAGAATCAATATTACCACGCTGAATTACCGCTTTGCCCATGACCGGATTCAGCAGGCGGCGTATGAATTAATCGATGAAGCGGAAAGACCGGTGCTTCATTTAAAAATCGGCCGGTTGTTATTAAAAGACAAGGCGCTGACGGAGGATGACGAGCGATTGTTTGATGTCATGGAGCATTTCAATCAAAGTCTGCCATTGATTGATAATCCAGAGGAGCGCCTGCAATTGGCCCGTTACAATTTCTGGGCCGGGCAAAAAGCGAAACTGGCTTCCGCCTATTTTGCCGCCAACGACTACCTCTCCGCTGCCGTGGCGCTCTTGCAGCCGGTCAACTGGACAAAACACTACGACCTTGCCTTTCCAATTTACCGCGAACAGGCAGTGTGTAAATACCTCATCAGCGATTTTAATGCAGCCAACGCTTTTTTCTCTGAGCTTTTGGATAATGCCAGGGATGAACTGGATCGGCTGGGTATTTATCGTTTGAAAATTGAAATGCTCTCCACCCTTGGCCAGCATACAGAAGCACTGGAAATTGGTTTGAATGCGCTTCGTAAATTTGATATCAGGATTCCCAAAAACCCCAAACTCATCCACCTGCTCACGGACATCTATAAAATCAAATTCAAGCTGAGAAAAACCCGCATTGAAAACATCGATCTGCCATTGATGGAAGATGCCAAGCAGCAGGCCATTGTCAATCTGATTACTCAGCTTTTAAACAGTGCCTTCATCACCAACCAGTCGCTTTTTGTTATCCTCACCTGCAAAAACATCAGCCTCAGTTTAAAGTATGGATACACTGAAAGCACCTCCATGTCACTCCCGGTGTTTGCCTTCATTATCCTGCACTCCCTGAACTGGTATGATGACGCCATTGCCTTTGTCAAACTTTACAATCGACTGAAACAAAAATACGGTGCGTCCAATTTTGAAGGCAAAAATCAGTTCGTTATCGGCGCGTTCATTGAGCCTTATCAGAATCCGCTCAGTCTTTGCAATAACACCGTGATTAATGCCTTCAGGCTTTGCTGTGAAGTCGGTGATTTAGTGTACAGCAATTACAGCAATCTGTTGCTGGTCGTCCATTCGCAAACCGCCGGCAAAAAACTCGACGAAATGAAAAAAAACATCCAATCGGCCCTGGCATTTATGTCCCGGGTTACTATTTCTGACTTTTTTAACTTCATCACCTTCTGGGAGTATGCTGCGCAATGCCTTGAAAACATTTCTCTGGTTTCTGACCATAAATTCAATGCCTTCGAGCAGAACATCATTCAGGGCAAAAACAAGACTGAGCTCAGCTTTTTTTATAGCTCCCTGACCTTTCTGTATTTTATGCTCGGGCGTTACGAAGACGCCATTGAAGCCGGTGAAAATCACCTTCGGTACGCGGAGTACAATACCGGCATGCTAAGTCATCTCGACGGCAAATTGTTTTTAGCACTGGCCATGTTTTATCATCTTCCGGAAATATCGCATGTGCAACGTCACAATTATTTAAAAAAATTACGCAGCCTCACCCGCTTCATCGAAAAATACGCGACCTGGTGTCCTGATAATTTCAAAGCCTACGCTTTACTGCTTCGCAGTGAATTTGCCCGGCTGGAACAGGGGTATGAACCGGTCATCGCCCTGTATGAGCAAACCATAGAAACCGCCACCCAAAATGGTTTAAACCTGATTGCGGCGATTGCTTCGGAGCGCGCTGGGTTTCACTGCATGACCGCCAAAGTCAGCCGCATTGCCAACATCTACCTGCACAATGCCTACCGTCAGTTTAAAGACTGGGGTGCAATTTCACGTGTCAAATTGCTGGAAGAAAATTACCCGATGTTGACGTTTGATTACTCTCTGCCTAATTTCAACATCACCTCTGCCGCCGCGTCAGCAACCAAGGTGAATACCCAAAGCATCGACATGCTGGCCATCTTGAAATTTACCCAGTTGATTTCCAGCGAAATCCGCCTGGACAAATTATTGCAGAAGTTTTTAGTCATCGTGTCTGAAAATGCCGGGGCACAACGCAGCCTGATCCTGACGCAGGTGCAGGATCAATGGGTCGTGGAAGCCGAAGGCAATCTTGAGCAACAACTCATTTATCTCAATCAGAAAAAAGAAGAAGGCGTGCTGCCGAAATACCCGGTTTCCATTTTAAACTATGTTCAGCACACGCAAAAACCCATCATCCTCAACGACGCCATCCAATCGGAACTGACGTTTCAGGATCCTTATGTGCAGCGCGAAAATCCACGATCACTGCTGATGATGCCGTTGTTCTATAAAGGCCAGCTTTCACGCATGCTCTACCTTGAAAATAACAGCAGCAGCCATACCTTCACCCCCAATCATCTGGACAGTTTGAACCTGCTGGCGTCCCAGGCCATGACCTCACTTGAAAATGCCAAATTATATTATCAGGCGACCCACGACCCGTTAACGGGACTTGCCAACCGCAACATGTTGTATGAAATGTTCCAGCACATGACCAAACAGGCCTCGCGTTCGCAGGGTAAAATCGCCCTGGTCTTTTTAGACATTGACTATTTTAAGGTCATTAATGATACGCTGGGGCATGACAATGGCGACAAGCTTCTGATTCATGTGGCCAATACTCTGACGGCAAGCCTTCGGGAAGGCGACATTGCCGCAAGGCTCGGCGGCGATGAATTCACCCTGATTTTAGCCAATGTTTCAATTGATCAGGTCACGGCCATCGTCGAACGGTTATTCAAGGAAATGTCGAAACCCATCCCCATCGATGATCATTTGATTCAAATTACCTCCAGCATGGGCATCAGTATTTATCCTAAAGACGGCCATGACATCGAAACCCTGCTTAAACAGGCCGATACCGCGCTTTACCAGGCCAAGGAAAAAGGCAGGAATCAATACCATTATTATTCCACCGCCCTTTATGAGGAGTACCAGCAGATTCACGGTTTGGGCAAGGAATTGCAACGGGCCTATGACAAACAGGAATTTTTCATGGTCTATCAGCCCTTCTATGACGGGGTCACGGGTGAAATCATTGGTCTTGAATCCCTGTTGCGCTGGAATCACCCGGAAAAAGGGGTGCTGGCTGCCGGGGATTTCATTCATACACTTGAAAAAAGCCCATTGATTATTCCGGTCAGCGAATGGATTATCAAATCAGTCTGTCAGCAGGCGAAGATCTGGAAAGACAAGAAAATTCTGCCCGGTCCCATTGCCATCAATGTCTCGACGGTGCAATTCCTGCGTCATTCATTAAGCAATGTCATTAATGCCATTCTCGATGAAATAGAGCTGCCTCCCTCAAGCATCGAACTGGAAATCACCGAAACCTTTTTTATTGAATACAATGAACGGCTGTACAAGGAAATCGATGCGCTGAAGAAAGGCGGCATTAATCTGGTGATTGATGATTTCGGCACCGGCTATTCCAGCCTGTCCTATTTAAAACATTTGCCGGTGAATAAAATCAAGATCGACAAAGCCTTCATTGACAATTGCCAGCATGACTACCTCGATCAGACCATTATCAGCGCCATCATCACCATCGCCCATAAACTGAACATCAGTGTCATTGCCGAAGGCGTTGAGGTAGAGGAACAGCTAGACACCCTGAAGGTCCTGGGGATCGACGGTATCCAGGGGTATTATTACTCACGTCCGTTGACCAGGGACGATTGTGAAATTGAGCTGAAAAAATCCATCATCGAAAAATACCTGAAAGATTGA